Proteins encoded together in one Labrus bergylta chromosome 20, fLabBer1.1, whole genome shotgun sequence window:
- the hccsb gene encoding holocytochrome c-type synthase, with product MGASMSTPAAPTVQAEAMMATPPQGCPMHQEAKPVKVSPPSECPMHQSQPVKVTPPPECPMHKAEAGPAHQDRAYEFVECPMKGAEGANSDINPANMMPPPNQSPAPDQPFSLSVNREESQIPRHNAEKNWVYPSEQMFWNAMLRKGWRWREDDLAAKDMTNIIKIHNTNNEQAWEEILKWEAMHAKECPCGPSLKRFGGKAKEFSPRARVRHWMGYELPFDRHDWIVDRCGKEVRYIIDYYDGEINQETYKFSILDVRPAFDSVDAVWDRMKVAWWRWTS from the exons ATGGGAGCCTCCATGTCTACACCAGCTGCCCCTACAGTCCAGGCAGAGGCCATGATGGCCACCCCACCTCAGGGCTGCCCCATGCACCAAGAAGCCAAGCCTGTCAAAG TGTCTCCCCCTTCTGAGTGTCCCATGCATCAATCGCAGCCTGTGAAAG TTACTCCTCCGCCAGAGTGTCCAATGCACAAAGCGGAAGCCGGTCCAGCTCACCAAGACCGGGCCTAtgagttcgtcgagtgtccaatGAAAGGTGCAGAAGGCGCGAACAGCGACATCAACCCTGCAAACATG ATGCCTCCTCCAAACCAATCACCAGCTCCTGACCAACCTTTCAGCCTGTCTGTCAACAGAGAGGAGTCCCAAATACCTCGCCACAACGCTGAGAAGAACTGGGTTTACCCTTCTGAACAGATGTTTTGGAACGCCATGCTGCGGAAAGG GTGGCGCTGGCGGGAGGATGACCTTGCTGCTAAGGACATGACCAACATCATTAAAATCCACAATACGAACAATGAGCAGGCCTGGGAGGAGATCCTGAAATGGGAGGCCATGCATGCAAA GGAATGTCCATGTGGGCCGTCTTTGAAGAGGTTTGGTGGAAAAGCCAAAGAGTTTTCTCCCAGAGCTCGCGTCCGTCACTGGATGGG CTACGAGTTGCCTTTTGACCGCCACGACTGGATCGTTGACCGCTGTGGGAAGGAGGTGCGCTACATCATCGACTACTATGACGGCGAAATCAACCAGGAAACCTACAAGTTCTCCATCCTGGATGTACGTCCCGCCTTTGACTCCGTAGACGCCGTCTGGGACCGCATGAAGGTGGCGTGGTGGCGCTGGACCTCctaa